TGATCCGTTCGACGCTCGCCGCCGTACCCCGGCGCAGGACCGTCCTGGCCGCGAAGGCCGCGGTGTGCGGTGGCGCGGCGCTCACCGTCGGTCTGCTCGCCAGCTTCGCCGGCTATCTCGGCGGGCAGCTCGCGATCCGCGATACCGCCATCCCGGCCGCCTCCCTCGGCGACCCGCGGATCCTGCGCGCGGTCCTGCTGACCGGCGGATACCTGGCCGCCACCGCGCTGATCGGCGTGGGCATCGGGACTGTGGTACGGCACTCGGGCGCCGCGATCGGCACGCTGTTCGCGCTGATGTTCGTCCCGACGATCGCGGTCGGCCTGTTCGGCGAGGACGGCATCGGGGTCGGCCGCTTCGTCCCGCTGCTGATGCTGCTCAACTCGGTCGCGGTGACCGCGCCGACACCCGGGCTGTTCGCCGGCTGGGTGAGCGTGCTGCTGATGTGCGGGTACGCGGCGGTGGCGCTCCTCTGCGGCGGCGTACTGCTCCGCCGGCGCGACGCGTGAGCGGCGACAATGGGCCGATGACCGCGCTGCGCGCCCCGTTCACCGGGCCGACCCTGCGCCGGGCGGTGTTCTGCCTGGTCGGCGTGCTCAGCGCGGTCGTGATCCTGGCCGTGCCGGCGCTCGTGCCGGCCCTGGGCGCGCTCATCCTCCGGGCGACCGGCGGCATGTCCCGGCAGCCCGCGCCGGTCGTCGCGCCGATCTTCCTGGTGCTCTTCCCACTCACCGTCGCGCTCCTGGTCGTGCTGGCCGCCCCGATCGGGCGCGCGACGGGCGCGATGCACCGCCGGCTCGCGGACCGGTTGCTCGACGTGCGGGTGGACGCCCCACCACCGCGGCCCTCGAAGCGGCTCGGCGCCCTGGTCGCCGACGGGCCCGGCTGGCGTGCCGTCGGGTACGGCCTGCTCAAGGTGCCACTGGCCATCCCGCAGGGGTACGGCGTCTTCTGCTACGTGCTCGGCCCGGTCAACCTGAGCTACCCGCTGTGGTGGCCGCTGTTCCGCAACCACCCACCCGGCACCCGCCTCGGCCCGGTGTGGGCGCTGACGCCGTTCGGCGCGATCGGCACCCGGACGCTCGCCGGCACGTTCCTCATCGCCGCGGCCGGCCTCGCCATGCTGCTCGTCGCGCCGTGGCTGATGCGGGCCGGTACGACAGCGGACGTGGCCGCGATGCGCCGGCTGCTCGGCCCGCGCCGGCTCGCCGAGCGGGTACGCGAACTCCAGGTCAGCCGCGCCCGCGCGATCGACGACGCGGCCACCATGATGCGCCGGCTGGAACGGGACCTGCACGACGGCGCGCAGATCCGGTTGGCCACGCTGGCGATGAACCTCGGCATGGCGACCGAGAAGCTCGGCGCGGACGGCCCGCCACCGGACCTCGCGCAGGCCCGGGAACTGGTCGCGCTCGCCCACCGGGGCGCGAAGGACGCCCTCGCCGACCTGCGCGACCTGGTGCGCGGCATCCATCCGCCGGTCCTCGACAACGGTCTCGGTGACGCGCTGGCGACGCTCGGCACGAGCAGCGCCGTCCCGGTCGCGGTGACCGTCGAGCTGCCCGCCCGCCCGGCGCCCGCGATCGAGACCATCGCCTACTTCTGCGCCGCCGAGCTGCTCGCGAACGCGGCCAAGCACAGCCGGGCGACCCGGGTCGGGCTCGACGTCGGCGGATCCGCCGAGCGCCTGACGCTCACCGTCACCGACGACGGCGTCGGCGGGGCGTACCCGGACGGCCCCGGCCTGACCGGCCTGGCCCGCCGCATCGCCGTGGTGGACGGCCGGATGCGCGTGCACAGCCCGGCCGGCGGTCCGACCCGGGTCGAGATCGAACTGCCCACGCACGTGTGAACGGAGACGACGACATGCGGGTGGTGATCGCGGAGGACGCCGCGATGATGCGCGAAGGGCTGGTCCGGCTGCTCACCGACCGCGGTTTCGAGGTGTGCGCGGCGGTGGCCGACGCGGACGCGCTGCGGACCGCGGTCGCCGACTTCGTTCCGGACGTGGCAGTCGTCGACATCCGGATGCC
The genomic region above belongs to Micromonospora sp. WMMD1128 and contains:
- a CDS encoding ABC transporter permease subunit translates to MSGYGFRHAARMERIKLGSVRSTWWLAGASVAAMAAAGVGVGLGYRSHTPVATTAQILNNSLSGAILAQLLLGALGVLLVTGEYGTGMIRSTLAAVPRRRTVLAAKAAVCGGAALTVGLLASFAGYLGGQLAIRDTAIPAASLGDPRILRAVLLTGGYLAATALIGVGIGTVVRHSGAAIGTLFALMFVPTIAVGLFGEDGIGVGRFVPLLMLLNSVAVTAPTPGLFAGWVSVLLMCGYAAVALLCGGVLLRRRDA
- a CDS encoding sensor histidine kinase, whose protein sequence is MTALRAPFTGPTLRRAVFCLVGVLSAVVILAVPALVPALGALILRATGGMSRQPAPVVAPIFLVLFPLTVALLVVLAAPIGRATGAMHRRLADRLLDVRVDAPPPRPSKRLGALVADGPGWRAVGYGLLKVPLAIPQGYGVFCYVLGPVNLSYPLWWPLFRNHPPGTRLGPVWALTPFGAIGTRTLAGTFLIAAAGLAMLLVAPWLMRAGTTADVAAMRRLLGPRRLAERVRELQVSRARAIDDAATMMRRLERDLHDGAQIRLATLAMNLGMATEKLGADGPPPDLAQARELVALAHRGAKDALADLRDLVRGIHPPVLDNGLGDALATLGTSSAVPVAVTVELPARPAPAIETIAYFCAAELLANAAKHSRATRVGLDVGGSAERLTLTVTDDGVGGAYPDGPGLTGLARRIAVVDGRMRVHSPAGGPTRVEIELPTHV